In Actinoplanes derwentensis, the following proteins share a genomic window:
- a CDS encoding LysM peptidoglycan-binding domain-containing protein, with product MSRIGSRRVRLALTMVTAGITGAGIVLSGAAPASAARQVNWDVVAKCESGGRWHINTGNGYYGGLQFSRSTWKSNGGGKYASTADKATKGEQIAVANKIHAKRGLSPWPTCGKKSGVYKKVTAKKPAAAKPSGKTYVIRSGDTLASIATKKKIKGGWRTLYALNKSILDSPSQILPGQRIKL from the coding sequence ATGTCTCGGATCGGTAGTAGACGAGTGCGCCTTGCCCTGACCATGGTCACGGCGGGAATCACCGGAGCCGGCATCGTCCTGAGCGGTGCGGCTCCGGCGAGTGCGGCCCGGCAGGTCAACTGGGACGTGGTCGCCAAGTGCGAGTCCGGCGGCCGCTGGCACATCAACACCGGCAACGGGTACTACGGCGGCCTGCAGTTCAGCCGCAGCACCTGGAAGTCCAACGGCGGCGGCAAGTACGCCTCGACCGCAGACAAGGCCACCAAGGGCGAACAGATCGCCGTCGCCAACAAGATCCACGCCAAGCGCGGCCTCAGCCCCTGGCCGACGTGCGGCAAGAAGTCCGGCGTCTACAAGAAGGTGACGGCGAAGAAGCCGGCCGCCGCGAAACCCAGCGGCAAGACCTACGTGATCCGCTCCGGCGACACCCTCGCCTCGATCGCCACCAAGAAGAAGATCAAGGGCGGCTGGCGTACGCTCTACGCATTGAACAAGAGCATTCTCGACAGCCCCAGCCAGATCCTCCCCGGACAGCGCATCAAACTCTGA
- a CDS encoding phosphotransferase, whose translation MIGTLSARFGVAPVLASVPITLGLMNQNWRWTTRSADYAVKRLRDATPATVRRQQRALPTLAAHGIPVAVPFGLTELDGHWYTIAPWLPGTHTPGTALSLPACHELGRVIGHTHSVLRAALPAGPSTLPPPPTVAETIAQLERLAAATGDTGFDDFARAEIDWRLRLLPSIAHLRPDPGAEDPIGWTHGDLTPLNLLFTGSEVSGILDWDRLGVRPYGREVIRTAAIVFVSSAGLDLDRIAAFSAGYRSRIAVPAVAMRDAAHRRWWDLATDTYFLRRHYDQGDTGCDHLFHSSSAVLRWWTGHRDDVAESLTSIR comes from the coding sequence GTGATCGGCACGCTGTCGGCCCGATTCGGCGTCGCTCCCGTTCTCGCCAGCGTGCCGATCACCCTCGGATTGATGAACCAGAACTGGCGCTGGACGACCAGGTCCGCCGACTACGCCGTCAAGCGCCTGCGTGACGCCACCCCGGCCACGGTCCGCCGCCAGCAACGGGCCCTGCCCACGCTGGCGGCGCACGGCATCCCGGTCGCGGTACCGTTCGGTCTCACCGAACTGGACGGCCACTGGTACACGATCGCACCCTGGCTGCCCGGCACGCACACACCCGGCACCGCGCTGAGCCTGCCCGCGTGTCACGAACTCGGGAGGGTCATCGGGCACACGCACTCGGTGCTGCGGGCGGCGCTGCCCGCCGGGCCGTCCACGCTGCCGCCACCGCCCACGGTTGCGGAGACGATCGCCCAGCTCGAACGGCTCGCCGCGGCGACCGGTGACACCGGCTTCGACGATTTCGCCCGCGCCGAGATCGACTGGCGGCTCCGGCTGCTGCCGTCGATCGCCCACCTGCGGCCCGATCCGGGAGCCGAGGACCCGATCGGCTGGACCCATGGCGACCTGACCCCACTCAACCTGCTCTTCACCGGCTCGGAAGTCAGCGGCATCCTCGACTGGGACCGGCTCGGCGTGCGACCTTACGGGCGTGAGGTCATTCGTACCGCCGCAATCGTCTTTGTCTCGTCCGCGGGTTTGGACCTGGACCGGATCGCCGCTTTCAGTGCCGGATATCGCAGCCGGATAGCCGTTCCCGCGGTGGCGATGCGGGACGCCGCCCACCGCCGATGGTGGGATCTCGCGACCGACACCTATTTCCTGCGGCGCCACTACGACCAGGGTGACACCGGCTGCGACCACCTGTTCCACAGTTCGTCCGCGGTGCTGCGCTGGTGGACCGGGCACCGCGACGATGTCGCCGAATCGCTCACCTCAATTCGCTGA
- a CDS encoding epoxide hydrolase family protein, producing MKIEPFQGRMPESQLADLRARIKGARWPEASPVPGWGQGIPVETVRELCSYWVDGYDWRAAEDRLDAAGQFMADVDGFGIHLLHARSRRPDAFPLVLTHGWPGSVLELVGLAGPLAEAGFDVVIPSLPGYGFSDKPAGPGWGVERIADTWAQLMAGLGYHRFGAAGSDWGTSVSSCLAAQHPGRVAGIHLVPPLAGPAPGEALTDTEQAARDEAHRRERDSSAYSEMHRTAPQTIGYALLDSPVGLCAWMAEKLLSWGDGLTRDQVLDQVTLYWLTGTAASSARLYAESIDRVGAWIDGRDATAVDVPAGASVFRGEVPRPSRRWAARRYPDIRFWAEHDRGGHFPALEVPELLIGDLCAFFSELR from the coding sequence ATGAAGATCGAGCCGTTCCAGGGGCGGATGCCTGAATCACAGCTTGCCGACCTGCGGGCCAGGATCAAGGGTGCCCGCTGGCCGGAGGCCTCGCCGGTGCCGGGGTGGGGGCAGGGCATTCCGGTGGAGACGGTGCGGGAACTCTGTTCCTACTGGGTGGACGGTTATGACTGGCGGGCGGCGGAGGACCGGCTCGACGCCGCCGGGCAGTTCATGGCCGATGTGGACGGGTTCGGTATCCACCTGCTGCACGCCCGTTCCCGGCGGCCGGATGCCTTTCCGCTGGTTCTCACGCACGGCTGGCCGGGGTCGGTTCTGGAGCTCGTGGGGCTGGCGGGGCCGCTGGCCGAGGCCGGCTTCGACGTGGTGATCCCGTCGCTGCCGGGTTACGGATTCAGTGACAAGCCGGCCGGGCCGGGCTGGGGTGTCGAGCGGATCGCGGACACCTGGGCGCAGCTGATGGCCGGTCTCGGTTACCACCGGTTCGGGGCGGCCGGCAGTGACTGGGGCACGAGCGTCTCCAGCTGTCTCGCCGCACAGCATCCGGGGCGGGTGGCCGGCATCCATCTGGTCCCGCCGCTGGCCGGTCCGGCGCCCGGCGAAGCCCTGACCGATACCGAACAGGCCGCGAGGGATGAGGCGCACCGGCGGGAGCGGGATTCGTCGGCCTATTCGGAGATGCACCGGACGGCGCCGCAGACCATCGGTTACGCGCTGCTCGACTCGCCTGTCGGACTGTGCGCGTGGATGGCCGAGAAACTGTTGTCCTGGGGTGACGGCTTGACCCGTGACCAGGTGCTGGATCAGGTGACACTGTATTGGCTGACCGGCACGGCGGCGTCCTCGGCCCGGCTCTACGCGGAGAGCATCGACCGGGTCGGGGCCTGGATCGACGGCCGGGACGCGACTGCGGTGGACGTACCGGCGGGGGCCTCGGTCTTTCGGGGTGAGGTGCCGCGGCCGTCCCGGCGCTGGGCGGCTCGCCGTTATCCGGACATCCGATTCTGGGCCGAGCACGATCGCGGCGGCCATTTCCCCGCCCTGGAGGTTCCGGAACTGTTGATCGGCGACCTGTGCGCGTTCTTCAGCGAATTGAGGTGA
- a CDS encoding HEAT repeat domain-containing protein, with translation MLITAALQGLAGNPELPETLVRRLVGWQRGSGEVAERDDLGAATIEEIIDTGDHWLLHSLALNRRLPDPVRLRLAQHRDDAVRAALALRADGPREVFSLLAGDPDRLVREWLAQNKHVPADIRARLADDPDPEIRATLAQWWNGAPEPVRRKLLTDPEQSVRAAACSTYFRFLPHPVPPADLVPALLDDPATRAGSARHAVLTPETLARLAGDPDHKVRRELARHPDLPAETRDRLARDSSVVVQVAVFGREDLPEHLRQEIHENLERRTAVPVNPFDRDRDDDALIRAVEDNAAIDELRQSPLPWVTANPLPHVTSRYIGFRVAAARAAGSLPLEAVRTMLADEELDVRATVVSHAPHVVDVATAEQIEREWSREFRKNGWRPADSYPFPPESLRRFATDPNPGVRALAAGDPDLPTELLTGLATGPDPGVRRAVAGHARLPVAVLIALLEDESEHVVRAAASSPALPVTAMEEILDRAGL, from the coding sequence ATGCTGATCACCGCGGCGCTCCAGGGCCTGGCGGGCAACCCGGAACTACCGGAGACACTGGTGCGGCGGCTTGTCGGATGGCAGCGGGGATCCGGTGAGGTGGCCGAGCGCGACGACCTCGGCGCGGCGACCATCGAGGAGATCATCGACACCGGCGACCACTGGCTCCTGCACTCCCTGGCACTCAACCGGCGGCTGCCGGATCCGGTCCGGTTGCGGCTCGCCCAGCACCGGGACGATGCCGTGCGAGCGGCACTCGCGCTGCGGGCCGACGGGCCGCGGGAAGTCTTCTCACTACTGGCCGGTGATCCGGACAGACTCGTCCGGGAGTGGCTGGCCCAGAACAAGCATGTCCCCGCGGACATCCGGGCCCGGCTCGCCGACGACCCCGATCCGGAGATCCGGGCGACGCTCGCACAGTGGTGGAACGGCGCGCCGGAACCGGTGCGGCGCAAACTGCTCACCGATCCGGAGCAGAGCGTCCGAGCCGCCGCCTGCTCCACCTACTTCCGCTTCCTGCCGCACCCGGTGCCACCGGCCGATCTGGTTCCGGCGCTGCTCGACGACCCGGCCACCCGTGCCGGGTCGGCCCGCCATGCCGTCCTCACCCCGGAGACTCTTGCGCGACTGGCCGGGGATCCGGACCACAAGGTGCGCCGCGAACTGGCCCGGCACCCGGACCTTCCGGCAGAGACCAGGGATCGCCTGGCCCGGGATTCCAGTGTGGTCGTCCAGGTGGCGGTCTTCGGCCGGGAGGATCTGCCGGAACACCTGCGGCAGGAGATCCACGAGAACCTCGAACGCCGGACGGCAGTCCCCGTCAACCCGTTCGACCGCGACCGCGACGATGACGCGTTGATCCGGGCCGTCGAGGACAACGCTGCCATCGATGAGCTGCGGCAGAGCCCGTTGCCGTGGGTGACTGCGAACCCGTTGCCACACGTCACATCCCGGTACATCGGGTTCCGGGTGGCCGCCGCGCGCGCCGCCGGTTCCCTTCCTCTGGAGGCCGTGCGAACGATGCTGGCCGACGAAGAACTCGACGTCCGTGCGACGGTGGTGTCCCATGCCCCGCATGTGGTCGACGTGGCCACCGCCGAACAGATCGAACGGGAGTGGAGCCGGGAGTTCCGGAAGAACGGGTGGCGGCCCGCTGACAGCTACCCGTTTCCGCCGGAGTCGCTGCGCCGCTTCGCCACCGACCCGAATCCGGGGGTGCGCGCTCTCGCTGCCGGCGATCCGGACCTGCCGACCGAACTGCTGACCGGGCTGGCCACCGGCCCCGATCCGGGTGTCCGCCGGGCGGTCGCTGGTCACGCGCGTCTGCCGGTCGCGGTCCTGATCGCCCTTCTTGAGGACGAGAGCGAGCACGTAGTCCGGGCCGCGGCTTCGTCACCGGCGCTGCCGGTGACGGCGATGGAGGAGATCCTGGACCGCGCCGGTCTGTGA
- a CDS encoding helix-turn-helix transcriptional regulator, producing MRASRLLSVVLLLQDRGRLTAQQIATELDVSIRTVYRDIEALGEAGVPVYAEMGANGGYQLVDGYRTRLTGLTPREAGSIFLAGVPSAAAELGLGAVLTTAELKLKAALPARLNRHADEIRDRFHLDPAGWFRETESHPHLAALAGAVWNRRRVRMGYRRWREPREVQRTVEPLGIVLKAGVWYFLAGVDGDVRTYRVATILELTVLDETFDRPSDFDLAATWAEWAVDFERRLHRDEATVRFAPAALSRIPYLMTRAMARNVTDTVGPPDPDGWTTVTLPIESVRHAHAEFLRLGADVEVLAPPALREMMRSTASSMTSLYG from the coding sequence ATGCGTGCCAGTCGTCTCCTGTCGGTCGTCCTGCTGCTCCAGGACCGGGGCCGGCTCACCGCGCAGCAGATCGCCACCGAACTGGACGTCTCGATCCGGACCGTCTACCGCGACATCGAGGCCCTCGGCGAGGCGGGCGTGCCGGTCTACGCCGAAATGGGCGCCAACGGTGGATATCAGCTGGTCGACGGCTACCGGACCCGGCTGACCGGGCTCACCCCCCGCGAGGCCGGCTCGATCTTCCTGGCCGGAGTGCCGTCGGCCGCCGCCGAACTCGGGCTGGGCGCGGTGCTGACCACCGCGGAGTTGAAGTTGAAAGCGGCCCTGCCGGCCCGGCTGAACCGGCACGCCGACGAGATCCGGGACCGGTTCCACCTGGACCCGGCCGGCTGGTTCCGGGAGACCGAGAGCCACCCGCATCTGGCCGCGCTGGCCGGGGCGGTCTGGAACCGGCGGCGGGTCCGGATGGGCTATCGGCGCTGGCGGGAGCCCCGGGAGGTGCAGCGAACGGTCGAGCCGCTGGGCATCGTACTCAAGGCCGGGGTCTGGTATTTCCTCGCCGGTGTCGACGGTGACGTCAGGACCTACCGGGTGGCGACCATCCTGGAGCTGACCGTTCTGGACGAGACCTTCGACCGCCCGTCCGATTTCGATCTCGCGGCCACCTGGGCGGAGTGGGCCGTCGACTTCGAACGCCGCCTGCACCGCGACGAGGCCACCGTCCGGTTCGCCCCGGCCGCCCTGAGCCGCATCCCGTACCTGATGACCCGCGCCATGGCCCGCAACGTGACCGATACCGTCGGCCCACCCGACCCCGACGGCTGGACCACCGTCACCCTCCCGATCGAGTCGGTCCGCCACGCCCACGCCGAGTTCCTGCGGCTCGGCGCCGACGTCGAGGTCCTGGCCCCACCCGCACTGCGCGAGATGATGCGATCAACGGCATCTTCCATGACCAGCTTGTACGGGTGA
- a CDS encoding VOC family protein → MALATYAGFSLDCDDPATLADFYVKLLGLEVGYTSDEFVYLGSPGSGIGFVKVDKYVPPTWPDAGVPKQAHVELSVENLDSGEAAILAIGATKPDFQPQPDRWRVLFDPAGHPFCISVMS, encoded by the coding sequence ATGGCACTCGCCACCTACGCCGGCTTCTCGCTGGACTGTGACGACCCGGCGACGCTCGCCGACTTCTACGTGAAGCTGCTCGGGCTGGAGGTCGGCTACACCAGCGACGAGTTCGTCTACCTGGGCAGCCCGGGCAGCGGCATCGGTTTCGTGAAGGTGGACAAGTATGTGCCACCGACCTGGCCCGACGCGGGCGTGCCGAAGCAGGCCCACGTCGAGCTGAGCGTCGAGAACCTGGACTCCGGCGAGGCGGCGATCCTGGCGATCGGTGCCACCAAGCCGGACTTCCAGCCGCAGCCGGATCGCTGGCGGGTCCTGTTCGACCCGGCCGGCCACCCGTTCTGCATCTCGGTCATGAGCTAG
- a CDS encoding penicillin acylase family protein: MRRRLSPVLALLLAIPATLATADPQPAVAAYATNDYCLGECSDILPPGQNGNADLATILAHQAFGTMPGNASNQLAPYANLTYSYTGLTPQQINTFFNDASYGVAAADVASTKTPRSDVTIVRDKKLGIPHITGTTRAGTMFGAGYAGAQDRLFLMDLMRHVARGSLTGFAGGAEGNRDLEQSVWRNSPYTEADLQNQLTTLRNSGTRGAQLYDDVLQYLAGINLYIDDCMAARNCPGEYVLTGHLDSVTNVGGPVDFVPTDLIAVAGVIGGLFGGGGGTEMQSALVRIAARAKYGTTAGDQVWQQFRAQNDPEAVLTLHAGQSFPYGGGDPNASGVAMPDAGTATPEPLIYDRTGTAATGVTGTSAIADSLSTLTIDSAQRGMSNAAIVNAANSATGHPVAVFGPQTGYFAPQLLMLQELQGPGISSRGVAFSGLNLYTLLGRGPDYAWSATSSVQDITDTYAIRLCNADGSTPTTASTSYLYHGTCTAMETLSRTNAWAPTTADSTAAGSYRLTMLRTKYGLVTWRGKVGGTPVAFTGLRSTYGHEADSAIGFQMFNEPAQMGTPSAFMASAANIPFAFNWFYVNSTDTAMYTSGAEPIRPATADPNLPAWGDAAQEWTGLRPSSQHVQAVNQDYFVSWNNKQAAGYSASDGNFSFGSVHRGDLLDAPLKAGIAAGTKYDRASLLQIVQQAGLTDLRGKEVLPTLLRMIDTTAVTDATQAAALTKLRTWLAGGALRRETASGSKVYADADAIRIFDAWWPKLVQAQFAGGLGTGLYTSLVDTLQINESPSGGQTGQVSTLPHSANAAQGHKGSSFQYGWWGWVEKDLRAVLGDTVPNWSTKYCGGGTVSTCRSALLTSLSTAIAEPAATTYPADDHCAAGNPWCADAILQSPLGGITHPLISWQNRPTYQQVVSFPARRGDNLANLASGKTVTASASESGYPVANAIDGSMTTRWASDWSEGQWIRVDLGASTTVGRVRLFWESAYASGYKIETSANGTTWTPVAAVTGGNGGEDNVALTASTARYVRLTSVTRATQYGLSLFELEVYQH, encoded by the coding sequence ATGCGCCGACGTCTTTCTCCGGTCTTAGCCCTTCTCCTCGCCATCCCCGCGACGCTCGCCACGGCCGACCCCCAGCCGGCCGTGGCGGCGTACGCCACCAACGACTACTGCCTCGGCGAGTGCTCCGACATCCTGCCGCCCGGGCAGAACGGCAACGCCGACCTCGCCACGATCCTGGCGCACCAGGCGTTCGGCACGATGCCCGGCAACGCCAGTAACCAGCTCGCCCCCTACGCCAACCTCACTTACAGTTACACCGGCTTGACCCCACAGCAGATCAACACCTTCTTCAACGACGCGTCGTACGGTGTGGCAGCGGCCGACGTAGCAAGCACCAAAACCCCCCGCTCCGACGTCACGATCGTGCGCGACAAGAAGCTCGGCATCCCGCACATCACCGGCACCACCAGGGCCGGGACCATGTTCGGCGCCGGTTATGCCGGAGCCCAGGACCGCCTGTTCCTGATGGACCTGATGCGGCACGTCGCCCGTGGCAGCCTGACCGGTTTCGCCGGCGGCGCCGAGGGCAACCGTGACCTGGAGCAGAGCGTCTGGCGTAACTCCCCGTACACCGAAGCCGACCTGCAGAACCAGCTCACCACCTTGCGGAACTCCGGTACGAGAGGTGCCCAGCTCTACGACGACGTGCTGCAGTACCTCGCCGGCATCAACCTGTACATCGACGACTGCATGGCGGCCCGCAACTGTCCCGGCGAGTACGTGTTGACCGGACATCTTGACTCGGTCACCAACGTGGGCGGGCCGGTCGACTTCGTGCCGACCGACCTGATCGCGGTCGCCGGGGTGATCGGTGGCCTGTTCGGCGGCGGTGGCGGCACCGAGATGCAGTCGGCGCTGGTCCGGATCGCGGCCCGCGCCAAGTACGGCACCACCGCCGGCGACCAGGTGTGGCAGCAGTTCCGGGCACAGAACGACCCGGAGGCGGTGCTGACCTTGCACGCGGGGCAGAGTTTCCCGTACGGCGGCGGTGATCCGAACGCCTCGGGCGTGGCCATGCCGGACGCCGGGACGGCCACCCCCGAGCCGCTGATCTACGACCGCACCGGCACCGCCGCCACCGGCGTGACCGGGACCAGCGCGATCGCCGACTCACTGAGCACGCTGACGATCGACAGTGCCCAGCGGGGCATGTCGAACGCGGCGATCGTGAACGCCGCGAACTCGGCCACCGGGCATCCGGTCGCCGTGTTCGGACCGCAGACCGGCTACTTCGCGCCGCAACTGCTGATGCTGCAGGAGTTGCAGGGCCCGGGGATCAGCAGCCGGGGTGTGGCGTTCAGCGGACTGAACCTCTACACGCTGCTGGGACGCGGCCCGGATTACGCGTGGAGTGCCACGTCGTCGGTGCAGGACATCACCGACACGTACGCCATCCGGCTCTGCAACGCCGACGGCAGCACCCCGACCACGGCGTCCACGTCCTACCTCTATCACGGCACGTGCACCGCGATGGAGACGCTGAGCCGCACCAACGCGTGGGCGCCGACGACCGCGGACTCGACCGCGGCCGGCTCGTACCGGCTGACCATGCTCCGCACCAAGTACGGCCTGGTCACCTGGCGTGGCAAGGTCGGCGGCACACCTGTGGCGTTCACCGGTCTGCGGTCCACCTACGGTCACGAGGCGGACTCGGCGATCGGTTTCCAGATGTTCAACGAACCGGCCCAGATGGGGACGCCGTCCGCGTTCATGGCCTCGGCGGCGAACATCCCGTTCGCGTTCAACTGGTTCTACGTGAACTCCACCGACACCGCGATGTACACCTCCGGAGCCGAGCCGATCCGCCCGGCCACCGCCGACCCGAACCTGCCGGCCTGGGGTGACGCCGCCCAGGAGTGGACGGGTCTACGTCCGTCCAGTCAACACGTACAGGCGGTCAACCAGGACTACTTCGTCAGCTGGAACAACAAACAGGCGGCCGGTTACTCGGCCTCCGACGGCAACTTCAGCTTCGGCTCGGTGCACCGCGGCGACCTGCTCGACGCGCCGTTGAAGGCGGGGATCGCGGCCGGCACCAAGTACGACCGGGCGTCCCTGCTCCAGATCGTGCAGCAGGCCGGGCTCACCGACCTGCGCGGCAAGGAGGTGCTGCCCACCCTGCTCCGGATGATCGACACCACAGCGGTCACCGACGCCACCCAGGCCGCCGCCCTGACCAAGCTGCGCACCTGGCTGGCCGGCGGCGCGCTACGCAGGGAGACCGCGTCGGGCAGCAAGGTCTACGCGGACGCCGACGCCATCCGGATCTTCGACGCCTGGTGGCCGAAACTGGTGCAGGCCCAGTTCGCCGGTGGGCTCGGCACCGGGCTCTACACCTCACTGGTCGACACGTTGCAGATCAACGAGTCGCCGTCCGGCGGGCAGACCGGCCAGGTGTCGACGCTGCCGCACTCGGCGAACGCGGCACAGGGCCACAAGGGCAGTTCCTTCCAGTACGGGTGGTGGGGCTGGGTGGAGAAGGACCTGCGCGCCGTGCTCGGCGACACGGTGCCGAACTGGTCGACGAAGTACTGCGGCGGTGGCACCGTCAGCACCTGCCGCAGCGCGCTGCTGACCAGCCTGTCCACCGCGATCGCCGAGCCGGCCGCGACCACCTATCCGGCCGACGACCACTGCGCGGCCGGTAACCCGTGGTGTGCCGACGCGATCCTGCAGTCCCCGCTCGGCGGCATCACCCACCCGCTGATCTCGTGGCAGAACCGTCCCACGTACCAGCAAGTGGTGTCCTTCCCGGCCAGACGCGGTGACAACCTCGCCAACCTGGCGTCCGGGAAGACCGTCACCGCGTCGGCGTCGGAGTCCGGTTATCCGGTGGCGAACGCGATCGACGGCAGCATGACGACCCGGTGGGCCAGCGACTGGTCCGAGGGCCAGTGGATCCGCGTCGACCTCGGCGCCTCGACCACGGTCGGCCGGGTGCGGCTGTTCTGGGAGTCGGCGTACGCGTCCGGCTACAAGATCGAGACCTCCGCCAACGGGACCACCTGGACCCCGGTCGCCGCCGTCACCGGAGGCAACGGCGGCGAGGACAATGTGGCGCTCACCGCGAGCACCGCGCGTTACGTCCGCCTGACCAGCGTGACCCGGGCGACCCAGTACGGGCTGTCACTGTTCGAACTGGAGGTCTACCAGCACTAG
- a CDS encoding dienelactone hydrolase family protein yields the protein MKLIEDEVRVGDIRTVVIRPDKSGTWPGLLLYTDIFQLTESTLRTARRLASAGFVVAVPEIYPHGPLSGVVLEFDDAGKQRGLAGAAATSAAEFDADRLAVLDHLSDRDDVDRIFVTGFCIGGHLAFRAAFDSRVEATVCFYPTGLHNGALGKDADAGSLQRAGEIQGRLMIVFGSQDPHVPADARLAILQRLYAEGLTDLELHVYTGGEHAFMRDIGPRHDPMLTDHAIVEAARFLNET from the coding sequence ATGAAGTTGATTGAGGACGAGGTTCGTGTCGGCGACATCCGGACGGTGGTGATCCGGCCGGACAAGAGCGGGACCTGGCCGGGACTGCTGCTCTACACCGACATCTTTCAGCTCACCGAGTCGACGCTGCGGACCGCGCGCCGGCTGGCGAGCGCCGGTTTCGTGGTGGCGGTGCCGGAGATCTACCCGCACGGGCCGCTCTCCGGGGTGGTGCTGGAGTTCGACGACGCGGGTAAGCAGCGGGGCCTGGCCGGGGCGGCGGCGACCAGTGCGGCCGAGTTCGACGCGGACCGGCTGGCCGTTCTGGATCATCTGTCCGATCGCGACGACGTGGACCGGATCTTCGTGACCGGGTTCTGCATCGGCGGGCATCTGGCGTTCCGGGCCGCGTTCGACTCCCGGGTGGAGGCGACCGTCTGCTTCTACCCGACGGGACTGCACAACGGGGCGCTCGGTAAGGACGCGGACGCGGGTTCGCTGCAGCGGGCCGGTGAGATCCAGGGCCGCCTGATGATCGTTTTCGGTAGTCAGGATCCGCACGTTCCGGCGGACGCCCGGCTGGCGATCCTGCAGCGCCTGTACGCGGAGGGTCTGACCGATCTGGAACTGCACGTCTACACCGGAGGCGAGCACGCGTTCATGCGGGACATCGGCCCCCGTCATGATCCGATGCTCACCGACCACGCGATCGTCGAAGCGGCCAGGTTCCTGAACGAAACCTAG
- a CDS encoding DUF4184 family protein produces MPSTFPTHPAAILPLKLWRPRWFDGVALAIGAASPDIAYLVDGSHLPVWPLSHQWHGLILFCLPVTLLGCLLTRRAAPVVAAHLPAGGPFTLRDYGALSVSGHRWWITVLSALIGAASHVLLDDLEQAVPFLEIPAHLAGLAGMLALAAVIGRRRLIHRWHGEAPTVPRQPARFWFTAVAVTSPLVAVIPFLPAAFLPHTTGVRLLAALALGLLAGAAVARPRRVPALD; encoded by the coding sequence GTGCCGAGTACCTTTCCCACGCATCCCGCCGCGATCCTGCCCCTGAAACTCTGGCGGCCCCGCTGGTTCGACGGGGTGGCCCTGGCCATCGGCGCCGCGTCACCCGACATCGCGTACCTGGTCGACGGCAGTCACCTGCCCGTCTGGCCGCTGTCACACCAGTGGCACGGGCTGATCCTGTTCTGCCTGCCGGTGACCCTGCTCGGTTGCCTCCTGACCCGCCGGGCCGCCCCGGTCGTCGCCGCGCACCTCCCGGCCGGCGGCCCGTTCACCCTCCGGGACTACGGGGCACTGTCCGTTTCCGGTCACCGCTGGTGGATCACCGTCCTTTCGGCCCTGATCGGCGCGGCCAGTCACGTCCTGCTCGACGACCTGGAACAGGCCGTCCCGTTCCTGGAGATCCCGGCCCACCTGGCCGGGCTGGCCGGCATGCTCGCGCTGGCCGCGGTGATCGGCCGGCGCCGCCTGATCCACCGCTGGCACGGCGAGGCACCCACTGTGCCCCGGCAGCCGGCCCGCTTCTGGTTCACGGCGGTCGCGGTGACATCGCCGCTGGTCGCGGTCATCCCGTTCCTCCCGGCCGCCTTCCTGCCACACACCACTGGGGTACGCCTACTGGCAGCCCTCGCCCTGGGCCTCCTGGCCGGGGCGGCCGTGGCCCGGCCCCGCCGGGTACCGGCACTCGATTAG